A single Phragmites australis chromosome 4, lpPhrAust1.1, whole genome shotgun sequence DNA region contains:
- the LOC133916289 gene encoding sex determination protein tasselseed-2 yields the protein MHASLASYATTMPVLDLLPEKAHAHQSAMMPSCHGWDGNGAAVAPTPMPKRLDGKVAIVTGGAGGIGEAIVKLFVKHGARVVIADIDDAAGEALAAALGPQVSFVRCDVSVEDDMKRTVDWAVARHGRLDVFCNNAGVLGRQTRAAKSILSFDAGEFDRVLRVNALGAALGMKHAALAMAPRRAGSIVSVASVAGVLGGLGPHAYTASKHAIVGLTKNASCELGAHGIRVNCVSPFGVATPMLINAWRQGHEDADDADIDIDITVPSDEEVEKMEEVVRGLATLKGPTLRPRDVAEAVLFLASDESRYISGHNLVVDGGVTTSRNLIGL from the exons ATGCACGCTAGCCTCGCCTCGTACGCGACAACCATGCCGGTCCTCGACCTCCTTCCGGAGAAGGCGCACGCCCACCAGTCCGCCATGATGCCCTCGTGCCATGGCTGGGACGGCAATGGCGCTGCCGTCGCACCCACCCCCATGCCCAAGAG GCTGGACGGGAAGGTGGCCATTGTGACCGGCGGCGCGGGGGGGATTGGTGAGGCCATCGTGAAGCTTTTTGTGAAGCACGGGGCCAGGGTGGTCATCGCGGACATCGACGACGCGGCGGGGGAGGCGCTGGCGGCCGCGCTGGGACCTCAGGTCAGCTTTGTGCGCTGCGACGTGTCCGTGGAGGACGACATGAAGCGCACCGTCGACTGGGCGGTGGCGCGGCACGGCCGGCTCGACGTGTTCTGCAACAACGCCGGGGTGCTGGGCCGCCAGACGCGCGCCGCCAAGAGCATCCTCTCCTTCGACGCGGGGGAGTTCGACCGCGTGCTCCGCGTCAACGCGCTGGGCGCCGCGCTCGGCATGAAGCACGCGGCGCTCGCCATGGCGCCGCGCCGCGCGGGGAGCATCGTCTCCGTCGCCAGCGTCGCCGGCGTGCTCGGCGGGCTGGGGCCGCACGCCTACACCGCGTCCAAGCACGCCATCGTGGGCCTCACCAAGAACGCTTCGTGCGAGCTCGGTGCGCACGGCATCCGCGTCAACTGCGTCTCCCCCTTCGGCGTCGCCACCCCGATGCTCATCAACGCGTGGCGGCAGGGACACGAGGACGCCGACGACGCTGACATCGACATCGACATTACCGTGCCGAGCGACGAGGAggtggagaagatggaggaggtggTCAGGGGCCTCGCAACGCTCAAGGGCCCCACGCTGAGACCCAGGGACGTCGCCGAGGCGGTGCTCTTCTTGGCCAGCGACGAGTCCAGATACATCTCCGGCCACAACCTCGTCGTGGACGGCGGCGTCACCACCTCAAGAAATCTAATCGGGCTGTGA